One window from the genome of Paraclostridium sordellii encodes:
- a CDS encoding YhdT family protein, with translation MTKKGKEFEEDPRYKQCNKEAIMGLVLGIVNLIWWFGFGYGLGSKPVSEYTYMFGFPAWFFMSCIVGGILFSILTVIMINKFFKNMSLDGLSEDELKEYRKEYK, from the coding sequence ATGACGAAAAAAGGAAAAGAGTTTGAAGAAGATCCTAGATATAAACAATGCAATAAAGAGGCTATAATGGGATTAGTCCTAGGAATAGTCAATTTAATATGGTGGTTCGGGTTTGGCTATGGTTTAGGATCAAAACCAGTATCAGAATATACATATATGTTTGGTTTTCCAGCATGGTTTTTTATGAGTTGTATAGTAGGAGGAATACTGTTTTCTATATTAACCGTTATAATGATAAATAAATTTTTTAAAAATATGTCATTAGATGGATTAAGTGAGGATGAGTTAAAAGAATATAGAAAGGAATATAAATAA
- the panF gene encoding sodium/pantothenate symporter, with product MKSVNFQVLIPIIIYFIVVFVVGFYSMKFVNRAKNKAAGEKGFMDEYMTGGRDLGGFVLAMTLVTTYLSAGSFIGGPGTAYTQGLGWVFLAMAQMPTGYFTLAVLGKKFAIIARKINAVTITDFLRERYKSDSVVILTSISIVVFFIAAMAAQWVGAARLLQGAIGIDYKLALTAFGITVIVHTVIGGFRAVTISDAIQGVIMTIATIAIFIGTLIAGGGVESIVNNMQNINEGLITPFGVTPGQMSMAWVTSFWILVGFAVVGIPSVSQRAMSYKDTKSLHDGIKYGTIVSMVLLLGMHLVGAFSRTLVTGIESGDLVIPTITTQLFPPIIAGIVLAGPLASIMSTVDSQLLVASGSIVNDIYTNYINPKIKKDAKKTATISLLVTTVLGIIIYIVAIKPPDLIVWLNLYANAGIIATFLWPIVLGLYWKRANASGAIASIVSGISTYILFSYVWPRPFGMHTIVLPLLISLISFIIVSKITKPPTDETIETFWGVYKK from the coding sequence ATGAAATCTGTAAACTTTCAAGTTTTAATTCCTATTATAATATACTTTATAGTTGTGTTTGTAGTAGGTTTTTATTCAATGAAATTTGTAAATAGAGCTAAAAATAAAGCTGCCGGGGAAAAAGGATTTATGGATGAATATATGACTGGCGGAAGAGATTTAGGTGGATTTGTTTTAGCTATGACATTGGTTACAACTTACTTAAGTGCAGGAAGTTTTATTGGAGGACCTGGAACTGCCTATACTCAAGGATTGGGATGGGTATTTTTAGCTATGGCTCAAATGCCAACAGGTTATTTTACTCTTGCAGTACTTGGTAAAAAATTTGCAATTATAGCTAGAAAAATAAATGCAGTAACAATAACTGATTTTTTAAGAGAAAGATATAAGTCCGATTCAGTTGTTATATTAACATCTATATCTATAGTAGTATTTTTTATAGCAGCTATGGCAGCACAATGGGTAGGAGCTGCAAGACTTTTACAAGGAGCTATTGGAATAGATTATAAATTAGCTCTTACGGCTTTTGGAATAACAGTAATTGTACATACAGTAATAGGTGGATTTAGAGCTGTAACTATATCAGACGCAATACAAGGGGTAATAATGACTATTGCAACCATTGCTATATTTATAGGAACATTAATAGCCGGTGGAGGAGTAGAGAGCATTGTAAATAATATGCAAAATATAAATGAAGGGCTTATTACACCTTTTGGGGTAACTCCAGGTCAGATGAGTATGGCATGGGTAACCTCTTTTTGGATTTTAGTTGGCTTTGCGGTGGTTGGGATACCATCTGTATCTCAAAGGGCAATGAGCTATAAAGATACTAAGAGTTTACATGATGGAATAAAATATGGAACTATAGTATCTATGGTATTACTTTTAGGAATGCATTTAGTAGGTGCTTTTTCTAGAACTTTAGTTACGGGAATTGAATCTGGAGATTTAGTTATTCCAACTATAACTACTCAATTATTTCCTCCTATAATAGCAGGAATAGTTTTAGCAGGGCCACTAGCTTCAATAATGTCAACTGTAGATTCTCAATTATTAGTTGCTTCTGGTTCTATAGTAAATGATATATATACTAACTATATAAATCCTAAAATAAAAAAAGATGCTAAAAAAACTGCTACTATAAGTTTATTAGTTACAACAGTTTTAGGTATAATTATATATATTGTAGCTATAAAACCACCAGATTTAATAGTATGGTTAAATTTATACGCAAATGCAGGAATAATAGCTACATTTTTATGGCCAATTGTCTTAGGTCTATATTGGAAAAGAGCAAATGCAAGTGGTGCTATAGCATCTATAGTAAGTGGTATTTCAACATATATATTATTTAGCTATGTTTGGCCAAGACCATTTGGAATGCACACTATAGTTCTTCCTTTATTAATATCACTAATTTCTTTTATTATAGTGTCTAAAATTACAAAGCCTCCAACAGATGAAACAATTGAAACTTTCTGGGGAGTTTATAAAAAATAG